The nucleotide window caactcagcAACAAAACAATATGATTATGAAATAGAAGATCTAAATAGaagtttttccagagaagacatacagatggccaacaagtacctgaaaagatgttcagcatcactgatccgggaaatgcaaatgaaaaaccacagtgagatgttacctcacacctgtcagaatgggtattatcaaaatgacaagaaataaatattggcgaggatgtggagaagaggaaaccctcgggcactgttggtgggaatgtaaattggtgcagccaaggaaaaatagtatggagggttcctcaaaaaattaaaaatacaactaccatatgatccagcaattctgcttctggctgtttatccaaagaaaacaaaaccgcTGACTCAGGAAGCTATATGGacacccatgttcattgcaacattatttacaatagccaagatatggaaacaacctaagtatccattgatggatgaatggatgaagaaaatatgacatgtacacacaatgaaatattaccaagccataaagaagaatgaaatcttgccgtttgccacaaaacagatggacttgagacaagcattatgctaagtgagataagtcagagaaaggcaaatctgtattatttcatttatgtgtggaacaagaaagaaagaaagagagagagagagagagagagagagaaagaaagaaaaagaaagaaagaaagaaagaaagaaagaaagaaagaaagaaagaaagaaagaaagagagagaaagaaaaacacctaaACCCCAAGtttacagatacagagaacaggtggctggttgccagaggcagggatggaggaaatgggtgaaggggatcaaaatGTACAGACTTCCCGTTATAACATGAATCATTTGGGGACATTAGGTACAGCTTGGCCGCTATCATTAATACTGTAGTGCATACTCATGGGGTGCTGGGggggctcggttgagcgtccaacttcggctcaggtcacgatcttgcggttcgtgggttcaggccccacgtcaggctctgtgctgacagctcggagcctggagcctgcttcagattctgtgtctccctctttctctgcccctcccctgctccttctctgtctctcaaaaataaagattaaaaaaaaaattttttttaaataccgtATTGCatacttggaagttgctaagagagtggatcatagaagttctcatcacaagaaaaagaattttgcagCCATGTTTGGTGACAGACGTTAACTAGACATACCGTGATCATTTCTCAATATAGACAAAGATCCTTAcgttgtacacttgaaaacaataaaatgtatgtCATTTATGCCtcaatacaaaaaagaaattctctcaaCCTACCTAGCCCACTGATGGGCACACCAGGAGCTTCGGGATCATGCTCGTTGGCCTTTGGGCTCTTCGTCCTGAGGAGCTGGGAGCACAGCCATTGACTTACGCCCCTGAGCCTCCGTTGCCTCATAAAAATTTGGGAACAGGGCATTAGCTGATTTTTGTGTCGAATCAAGGAGGATGCATTAATGAAAGTCCCTGACAGTAATTAAGcacttttttagaaaaatgtatatattttgatgaatatttatattttgtactcCTAGCAGTGGAAGCAGAAAGGAGACTGTTGAGACCAGAAGAAACAGGGGAATTTGAACAACGGTGGATGGAATGATGTAGCCTTCCAGGGGTTCTCTTAGTGCCGTGATTTACTGTCACAtggatttaacttttaaaataatgtaaattgaattactgattctctctctctctctctttctctctctctctttaggaCACTTACGAAGAGCTACAATGGAAAAATCCTGGATGCTGTGGAACTTTGTTGAAAGATGGCTAATAGCTTTGGCTTCGTGGTCTTGGGCCCTTTGCCGTATTTCTCTTTTACCTTTAATAGTGACTTTTCATCTGTATGGAGGCATTATCTTACTTTTGTTAATATTCGTGTCAATAGCAGGTATTCTGTATAAATTCCAGGATGTATTGCTTTATTTTCCAGAGCAGCCATCTTCTTCACGCCTTTATGTTCCCATGCCCACTGGTATTccacatgaaaacattttcatcagaACCAAAGATGGAGTGCGTCTGAACCTTATTTTGATAAGATACACTGGAGACAATTCGCCCTATTCCCCgactataatttattttcatgggAATGCAGGCAACATAGGTCACAGGTTACCAAATGCATTGCTTATGTTGGTTAACCTCAAAGTTAATCTTTTGCTTGTTGATTATCGAGGATACGGAAAAAGCGAAGGAGAAGCGAGTGAAGAGGGACTCTACCTGGATTCTGAAGCTGTGCTAGATTACGTGATGACTAGACCTGACcttgacaaaacaaaaatttttctttttggccgTTCCTTGGGAGGAGCGGTGGCTATCCATCTGGCTTCCGAAAATTCACATCGGATTTCGGCCATTATGGTGGAGAACACGTTTTTAAGCATACCGCATATGGCCAgcactttattttcattcttcccAATGCGTTACCTTCCTTTATGGTGctacaaaaacaaattcttatCCTACAGAAAAATCGCTCAGTGCAGAATgccttctctttttatctctgggCTCTCCGACCAGTTAATTCCACCAGTAATGATGAAGCAACTCTATGAACTGTCCCCGTCTCGGACTAAGAGATTAGCCATTTTTCCCGACGGGACTCATAATGATACGTGGCAGTGCCAGGGCTACTTTACTGCCCTGGAACACTTCATCCGAGAAGCAATAAAAAGCCGTTCTCCCGAAGACATGGCACAGACCTCACCCAACGTCACGATTATATGATGCTCTTCTGTTTGATTAACGCACTGTATTTTAATTTGCGCGGAACGATAAAGAATGTTCCTTTCTACAAGTGTGTTATGTCTGTACTTGTCTGAAGAGTGACATTAAACCCTGAAAGGACTTCAGTGCTCCTTTGAGACGATCCAAATAGTTTTTGACATGTGAAGAACTGTAATTCTTGGGattatttcatagttttcatCAAACCTTTCAATGTGGTCATGTATCCGTATCTTTCGTTTAATATGCCAGTATAATAGCATATTGTATTCAAAAGTTTCTTGTTGCCAAAATGGTGTGCTTCGCGTGGCACTTGGATCCGTGGCTGGGTGTGGAAGGAGATCTGCCAACGAGAAACCTTTGAGTATTATTCCTTTAGTAAGTACCGGGACAATCATGGCAAGCAAACTTAGTTCTGTAACTGCATTCTTCAccttaaaagttaaaatgaaatgcaTGATGGTATTTTAGTCCTTGAATTATGCAATGCATCGTTTTTACTGTAAATAGCACTGGTCATTGACCGACATATACGGTAACCTGGGTTATATCTATTTTGATGTAAACTCTATTTTGTTTTCGGCGAGAAGTGAAATCGAGGCCTGTGTGCCGGCTGCCATTGCATTTTGCTCTGGTGAATGCTGAGATCCAGCTTTTTCTTACAAGTAAATGGGACCCCATTTTCCAATATAAATGTACCGTGTTTTGTTAGGTACAGTCTGGATCATAGcatgtaaaaatagaaatttagaattttacTGCAGCTTTGATGTGCACATTTGaactttttaacatttgtaaTTTTGGTGGCAAAGAGAATTTTAGCTTCTGTCGATTTTGTAAGTCTACAGCTCAACCACTAATAGCGATCATAATGACAATTAGAActtgtttaagaaataaattggCGAGGCTTATCATTACATGATTGTACAGACTATTTTACAGAAATTCCCACACTTGAGTTTTAAGTCCAGTATCTAGATATATCTAGcccacaacagccaagatatcaTTTATTggactttctgaaaataaaagttacaaaaccaaaagcaaaaaacctgTTCTTTGGTTTAATGTTTCAGTTGTTCTTCTATAGAGCATTAAAAGACAGTTtcaggaagttttctttttctcctccacaTAGGAGTGTGGGAATGAAGGAACTCAAGAAGTTTTTCTTACAGAACCTATTACCACATTTAACAATTGCGTGGCTAGAAGTGAGAAGTAGTATTTAGACTTagagaagagtaagaaaaaaaaaaagagcccgtAAAACTTGCAGAACataccttaaaaaatataagcTATGGGGTATAATTGTGCTACGTTGTTTCAGGCTGTCCTCAAAAATTAGATGTAATTGAGCTCTGTACATTATGTCAGCTTTAACatagaatattttgaatatttagcTATATTTATTGGCTTTGTGCAAGCGGCTAGAGCAGAGAAATCATGGGTCAATATTCTTGACCTTAATTTTAGAATCTTTCCATGGAGATAGGGCTAGAGATACTTTTGCCAAATAACATTCTTATTCACTTTATGtcagtatttagaaaaaaattctagcaagtatgatttcctgtttttctataaattattgtttaaaagtcatgctttaaaaaaaaagttggtaatGCATATCATGGAAGGcgtatttttatgtataaattcaCCACAATTAAAGGATACTTTTCATCTTATTGGTCATTGCGATGTAGAATGACTCTCCTAAATAGTAgtgtattcaaaagaaaaaagttaatacaaCAATCGTAGTGTACTTAGACATGAGCTTACTTGGTGCACCTTAGCTTGTATCATCTTTAAGGTTTGGAGTACCTTTGTATGTTTCCCTGTAACCATTTAGCGTAGTACTTGTGAAGGGGTTTATCCACTTTAGTTGTAATGAGTATTATGCTGATGAAGTATAAAAGCTTtttcttcatcagtgttttgttcttatgctgctttttttttttaaggtttataaaCAAATTTTTCCCCCCTCTAAAGCCAGGCTTTCAAAAGTTGCACAGTACTCGTGTATTCACCCCCACCTTCATTCTCTTCGGATTAAGGGGCATTTGTTCCTGCAGCAGAGGGAAGGGACTGTGTTTAGGGTGGTAGGACATCATTCTTTCCTGGCTTCTGTATCTGAGATTTCCTTAGATGGGAAGAGGGCAGAAAACAAACTCTTGTGGTCAGAGGTCCATGAAGCCTGTGACATCGTTTTTTCACAACATGTCTAATTTTGTGGCCAAAGCAGTTGGTCTTAATAAAATGTGAATTCTTCATGAGTCACTCCTTCATTGGGACCCAGGTTTTAGTGGGAATAGAAGTGTGTCCACCTCGTGTATTAATTTCTGGCTCATTTTGCAAGAGCAGCTGTAATAAGAGTTTATGAatgcattttaagtttttaagctACTGTAAACTTGGAAATCCTAGAATGATTTTAAATCTGTCAAGATACAATTCATTTAGAGAAAGTTCCGATATTTTAAAAGGGATCATTGGGGCGGGGCGAGTGGGGGATGGCAAAAAGGACACTCAAAAGGAGATTGTAGAATATGGGGAGAAATAGTTTGTGATGCATAAAAGGTGCTAAATGAAGAGAAATGGCTGGAAAGGGATACGTGACGTGGTTCTTCAGTGTCGATCCAGGAAATGACAAAACGACTAACAGATAAGGTTGGGCGAAAAGGCTGCCTAACTGTGCAGGACAAAACGTTCGAATGCATGTTGCCTCTAACCAAGAAAGTGACTAGAGCACCTGACGTTGCAAATACCTTGACTGTAAAATTGGCATTTTTATCAAAATggtattttcaattttgttacaGGGCAgcttaaactgattttttttttttcatgatgagcTGTAGACACTTGGTAATCACCCAAGTTCCAGCTTTGGTGATGTATCAGTTGCATTGTGGTTCTCATTGAGAATTCATACCACCCGatgcatttatattcatttcttatttttgtaagatTTGGTTTGAGGTGGGAATAGGTTTGTTTGGTCCAATACGGAATGAAGGCCAtattcaattttatataaattatctccCAATCTCAGTTTAAGAGAAATTTCATTGTTGAGTCCCTTTCTTCCTTAAGGCTAGGAAAAAATAGGGTAAACTTTTTAAAGGATGTCACAGAAGTCACTTTTAAAATTAGGTCATGATTGAGATGTATTGAACTCCTCCAGTGACCACTCCCCTCCATGTTTCCTATTAAGTTTGACaacaattatgaagaaaaaaaactgtgaaaaatactaGTTACAATGCTTTTGGATTATCCACTTAAGTTTGTGTATTTTCATATCACTCAGGTAAAGTTGGAAATGACAGAGCACagacatctattttttaaatcaatagggtagaaaatgaaaagcacttctgtttatttatattacCATATATGCAATCATCTTAGCTAATCAGACATAATATATTCATTTGTATAGCAAAATAAATGCATTCATCCTAATTATAGCCAACACGTTTTTGCCAAATGGTGCAAATATACctccatttatattttgtatcttaaaattgtAGTTTAAAAATAGGACTATGTATAAGAGACACTTTTTACAAAAAGtgccatatatacatatgtaacagGGATGAGTGTGTGTtgtttcatataatttataacaATTTCTGTCAGTACAGTGAATactgaaaatgtgttttcaacaCATCTAGGTACATTCAGGATAAGAGAAGTTAACCCAGTCTCACGATGTAaatcatatttttgttatttgccatattttatttgaagCAGTAATACAATTTTATAACAAATTTGAATGTTATAGTACACAGTGTACTAGCCATAGCAAGCAAACATTTACATTGGGTTTTTCATTTACAATAGATTTCTTTTAGAatatactttctatttttctgtacTGACATATGCAATAAATTGATAACATTAAAAGTTTGATTAATGTCTTAAGATAGTTTGTATttagtctcccccccccccaattttctATTAGCCTAAATTATATGGTAGAACATTAAGGTTTCCTTAAtggttaaataaaatttctgaatttgtgcggaaattaatgaatttttattgtaGTAATGGTGTGGATGATAAGTGTAAGTTagatttatattctcttttttcatattattctccCACAGACATTTAATTTAAtagtaaatgttttctgtatATGAGCTGCTGGTGAATGAATAGGCCCCAAAGCATTTGATGAGTTAAATGAATCTgggaatgaataaattttaactgTTCACAGTCCTGTTGTGTTCAGATTTCATAAGTGCCTTTTCACAAAATtctggtcttttatttttctcccattacTATTGAGTTGATGGTTGAAGATGATTAAAAATTGCCTGATGCTCATTCAGTCTTCAAGAGTCTGTAGCTTGCTTTCCCTGACAAGAAACTCACATGCTTCAGTAGTGTCAGAACCAGTTGGATAATAGGAAATGTATTACAAttacaatacaatacaaaatgTCACAAACCTAAATGGCTGTCTGCCGGTGGAGATGAAGAGTTCACCTATTCGAGACCACCCTTCATGAACAGATGTAGGGGGAGATAGGATCTCCTGTAGATTTCCCTGAAAGACTGCCAACCTGAATCCCAAGAGGAAGTAGTTTTGAGATTCCTCAGTTCTTACTCCAAAAAAAAGTTTTCACATTCCCATTTCACTCTCCAACTCTTGTTTTACGTTCTGTTGCATGCTAAAAGTCATCAACAGTTGGGTCTGTTCAGAGAAGAGACCAGTTACCTTGTTAAGGACAAGGGAGGGAAAGACATTTTTTGAATACCTACAAGTGTTCAGACCCGAGTGTAGAGCATGCTAGTGACCATTGAAGCCCCACAACAAACCTTTGAGTAATTTGTTCAGGAGTAATTTACTCTTTAGGAGCACTTCCAAAAAAATTGGCTGTCaatcaaaaattagaaatattacgCAGCAAACCACACTTTCCccaaaatacttgtttttctgTAGGAAAAGCTAGAAGTTAGCCTTGAAatacttctcattctcttttttcagcccttgatagataatagataaccAAAGCTCAAAAAAATAGGGGAGTTCTCTTCCTCGTGTACTGAAATAGATACTTTGGAAACTGATTCTTTTTCCAGTCCGATTTCTTTTGCATCCTTAACCACCACTGCCCTGAAATGATTTCACAGTAGGTAGGTCTTCTGTTGAATGCTTGTGACATGCCAGGGACTGTCCTGActcctttttgttctttattcctgATCACTGACTAGTTTGTAGAACTGGTTTCCAACTTTACTGATCTCACTCCTTGATCTTTGTCCTGTTCTAACTTGCCAAAACAACACACCTTTCCCTCACAAAGGGCACTTAGTGACTGCCATCTCTCTTTAGAGTCAGACTTCTTGGTCCCTAGGGTCCTTCACAGAGTAAACTTAGCCATGTTCTAAAAGGTGGCGACTCTTTCAGGAGTCCGACTCCTTTCTCTTCTATGTAGTTGAGCATGCCAGGGGCTTTCACCTCTAAATCGAATGCCGTTTCACCTCGTTAGGCTCCCACACCCATAACCCAAATTCCTGGTAGTTCTAGGAATAGTTTCTCCTTTCTGTAGAGCAGTTGCCCTCACTACCTTTTATGGTTTGATACTTCGTTATATTCACTTCAGTTCTTTGTTACTCACTGATTTCCCTTTTGTATGTCTTTCTTCTGCAATAAACCAAGATCTGACAGGCTGCAGTGTGATTTCTTTGTGTCTGACCTAGCACCTAGCACCATGCTGAGCCCTTTCTGGTGCTTAGTAGGTGTCCCATGTGGAATGTGTTCACCAAAGTTAGcccacatttttccttctctaagaACGAAGATGCACggatattttgtatttctttaaggTTTAGACAAAACTtgtaagggaaaggaaacacacccacacacacatagctAGCCGGTGATTAAAGTAGAAACATCAGAAGTTGCCCGGGTGATTAAATCACCCTtcagaggggggagaaaaagcaatAATTATGCAGGACGCATGCCACTTGCAGGCTGTAACTTaagctgagcagaggagggagacaaaggtgaaaatacacttaaaaagagaCAAGGAGCAGGGAGGGTGGGTATGGAACAGAGAAGAGATGTGATCACTAAGCCTGGCAGTGACTAGTAGAAGTGGTATAGGGTAAGACAAGAAGGACCACAAAGCTAGCAGGCATGCTGGCAAAAAGCCAAAGAACCCCTTGTCTTGAGATTTCTACTCTGGTTGGTAGTGATTATGCCCCAGTTTTGTTATCTTCCATTATAATCATGTACCTGTAGTTccctataaaaattttttatcgTGATccctattactattttttaaaccaataaGATATGCATCTCATGTGGCATATTGGTATGTTTGTGGCCTTTATTCCCAGGACATATTCCCTGGGGTATAAGTGAGTTCAAGGCTCCTCTAGAGACCGTGCAAGCCTCTAAACCCAGAACAGACTGGGTTAGGGAGAGGGAAGCTCAAAATCTCTGGAGGCCATTGGTAAACAATTGTAGCGTTTCTCCCATTGCCTTGGACACAGAGTTGGCGTCCAAGAAATACCGGGTGAATGAAAAATATCCCGCGGAAACAGCAAGTACTCCAGTTACAGTGATATTGATGGAAAATGGATGTAAATATCTCTGCACTCCAGAGACATCTGCAAGAGCAGGCCTCAAAAGGCTGCACTACGCATTACAGGGTTCATCTAAGTATTGAAGTTAGGGCGATTATGAAGGCCATGGGGCCAGTGTAAGTGACGTTTTCATCATTGAAACAGAGAGAGGTTAGCTTGCGTGACATACTGTGTTTACTAGAATACCAAGTAGTTGGGGTAGGTGGCTAATAATGCTTTACACTGTCTTTccattaaaagaaatagaaattcttgaggggcaatttaaacattttcatatacTCTTGACGAATTGTAGGTTCTAGACCATCGTCCTCCAGGTCCTACTAGAACTGCCCCATGAAGACCAGTTTTCTCGGGTCGGCCTCATATTTGgcatatgtatattacatatcttaattatttgtctttaatttttcaagggGGAGCTAATCCAAAATACAAACCATTTGTGTTCTAATAGCGTCATGTGTTTCCCTTATTTGAATGATTGTTGCTTAGAgcctaaaatttaagaaaatagatatatttttaaaattttttaacgtttatttatttttgagacagagacagagcgtgaatgggggaaggtcagagagagggagacacagaatccgaagcaggctccaggctccgagctgtcagcccagagcccgacgcggggctcgaactcacggaccgcgagatcatgacctgagccgaagtcggccgctcaaccgactgagccacccaggcgccccaagaaaatagATATTAATGGGGAGTAACTCACTGCCCTTTAATTCTTATTGTTAGTAGAactggaggagaagaaaggacGAGGGGCCAATCTACCTGAGAAATAGGTCATTTTAGCGAATGGTGTTCTTATCTCATCCTGAGCTTTGGGAGAATGCAAAGGAGTGATGATCCTGGCATGTGAAAAAAGTGCAGGCCTAGATTATAATGGGGCACAGAAAATAGCCCTCTTTTTTACTTCCCTCAAGATTAAAGAGCCCTGTGGCATCTTGTTGGATTCCGCTTTCCTGCTTAAACTTCTCACTTCTTCCTCTGGAGACATTAGTCTTTCAATTCTCGTCCCACCCTCACTTGTTCATTCTCTACCCACCCTTTCATTATGTCATTCTTGTTGTTTTCAACAATCCGAAGCTTACAGAAAAGGTAAAGGTAAGGTAAAAACTT belongs to Acinonyx jubatus isolate Ajub_Pintada_27869175 chromosome A1, VMU_Ajub_asm_v1.0, whole genome shotgun sequence and includes:
- the ABHD13 gene encoding protein ABHD13 translates to MEKSWMLWNFVERWLIALASWSWALCRISLLPLIVTFHLYGGIILLLLIFVSIAGILYKFQDVLLYFPEQPSSSRLYVPMPTGIPHENIFIRTKDGVRLNLILIRYTGDNSPYSPTIIYFHGNAGNIGHRLPNALLMLVNLKVNLLLVDYRGYGKSEGEASEEGLYLDSEAVLDYVMTRPDLDKTKIFLFGRSLGGAVAIHLASENSHRISAIMVENTFLSIPHMASTLFSFFPMRYLPLWCYKNKFLSYRKIAQCRMPSLFISGLSDQLIPPVMMKQLYELSPSRTKRLAIFPDGTHNDTWQCQGYFTALEHFIREAIKSRSPEDMAQTSPNVTII